One genomic window of Spartobacteria bacterium includes the following:
- a CDS encoding oxidoreductase, whose protein sequence is MNAKTVRLGLVGSGRAGMIHANNFKQRVINAEMVAVCDPVEEAGKKAAETLEISTIYTDYKEMMKNDSIDAVIISSPTKYHKEIALEAAANGKHILCEKPMAMDADECQQMIDAAEKAGVKLQIAFMRRFDEGFMEAKSVVDSGEIGEVVLVKSLTRGPSIPKPWMYDISKSNGPLAEVNSHDIDTMRWLAGSEFKSVYCIAGNYRAPEVREQYPDYYDNVIMAIEFANGVQGLMDGATSVRYGYDARAEVLGTEGCIFIGGTDADQTVTCSLKGGKKRRVMQSWMTLFKDAYTSEDQHFVDCIIEDKAPRVTGHDGLMAVKIVEAGMSSIREKQIIEIN, encoded by the coding sequence ATGAACGCAAAAACAGTAAGACTTGGATTGGTCGGCTCCGGCCGTGCCGGCATGATTCACGCGAATAATTTCAAACAGCGGGTTATCAACGCAGAAATGGTCGCCGTATGCGACCCCGTGGAAGAGGCCGGTAAAAAAGCCGCTGAAACCTTGGAAATCAGCACCATTTATACCGATTACAAAGAAATGATGAAGAATGACTCCATTGATGCTGTCATCATTTCTTCACCGACGAAGTATCATAAGGAAATTGCACTCGAAGCGGCTGCAAATGGAAAACACATTCTGTGTGAAAAGCCCATGGCGATGGACGCGGATGAATGCCAGCAGATGATTGATGCCGCCGAAAAAGCCGGTGTAAAGTTGCAGATTGCATTCATGCGCCGCTTCGATGAAGGGTTTATGGAAGCGAAATCCGTGGTTGATTCCGGCGAAATCGGTGAGGTTGTGTTGGTGAAATCACTGACACGCGGGCCCAGTATTCCCAAACCCTGGATGTATGATATTTCTAAAAGCAACGGTCCTCTGGCCGAAGTCAACAGTCATGATATTGACACCATGCGCTGGCTGGCCGGCAGCGAATTCAAATCGGTCTACTGCATCGCCGGCAATTATCGAGCTCCCGAGGTGAGAGAACAGTACCCGGATTATTACGATAACGTGATTATGGCCATTGAATTTGCCAATGGAGTACAGGGTCTGATGGATGGCGCCACTTCGGTGCGATACGGCTATGACGCCCGGGCAGAAGTGCTGGGCACGGAAGGCTGTATTTTCATCGGGGGAACCGATGCCGATCAAACCGTTACCTGCAGCCTGAAAGGTGGCAAGAAACGCCGTGTGATGCAGAGCTGGATGACCCTCTTTAAAGATGCGTATACATCAGAAGATCAGCATTTTGTTGATTGTATCATTGAAGACAAAGCACCGCGCGTTACGGGGCATGACGGACTGATGGCGGTTAAAATTGTTGAAGCCGGAATGTCTTCTATTCGCGAAAAACAAATCATTGAAATTAACTGA
- a CDS encoding shikimate dehydrogenase, with translation MKTVLPGKATRPTFYFIGVTTTKSSIMNVFPRWAKEALGLHDAVIKGIDIEIHADPEEYRAVVDFIKNDELSLGALVTTHKLDLFEAAEDMFDYLDPHAVRFRELSSISKRDGTLRGHAKDPISSGLTMESFIPKGFWKEHGGDVLIMGAGGSALAITSHLAQAKFGDDIPSRIVIANRSQPRLDDAKKKLDGINDNILLEYKLGPKPEDNDRFMSELKPYSFIVNATGLGKDRPGSPITNAGIFPENSIVWELNYRGDLIYLDQANSQKDSRKLQVEDGWIYFIHGWTQVIAEVFNCDITGERMAHCERIALEMRG, from the coding sequence ATGAAAACTGTATTACCGGGTAAAGCTACGCGGCCCACCTTCTATTTTATTGGTGTTACCACAACTAAATCATCGATCATGAATGTGTTTCCGCGCTGGGCGAAAGAAGCACTGGGACTCCATGATGCGGTGATCAAAGGAATCGATATTGAAATTCATGCCGATCCCGAAGAATATCGCGCCGTCGTTGATTTTATCAAGAACGATGAACTGTCACTGGGAGCACTGGTAACGACGCACAAACTGGATCTATTTGAAGCAGCGGAAGATATGTTTGATTATCTCGATCCCCATGCCGTGCGTTTCCGTGAATTGTCCAGTATTTCCAAACGTGACGGCACACTGCGTGGGCATGCCAAGGATCCCATTTCCAGTGGATTGACGATGGAATCGTTTATTCCCAAAGGGTTCTGGAAAGAGCACGGCGGTGACGTGCTGATTATGGGTGCGGGCGGCAGTGCACTGGCCATTACCAGTCATCTGGCACAGGCGAAGTTTGGCGATGATATTCCTTCCCGCATTGTTATCGCGAACCGCAGTCAGCCCCGTCTGGATGATGCAAAGAAGAAACTCGATGGCATCAACGATAACATCCTACTGGAATACAAACTAGGTCCCAAACCGGAAGATAATGATCGCTTTATGAGCGAATTGAAGCCCTATTCATTTATCGTGAATGCCACAGGTCTTGGTAAAGACCGTCCCGGCTCTCCCATTACCAATGCGGGTATCTTTCCTGAAAACAGCATTGTCTGGGAACTCAACTATCGTGGCGATCTGATTTATCTGGATCAGGCCAACAGCCAGAAAGACAGCAGAAAGCTGCAGGTCGAAGATGGCTGGATTTATTTCATCCATGGCTGGACGCAGGTTATCGCAGAAGTATTCAACTGCGACATCACCGGCGAACGCATGGCTCATTGTGAGCGCATCGCCCTGGAAATGCGCGGTTAA